A genomic window from Panthera tigris isolate Pti1 chromosome B4, P.tigris_Pti1_mat1.1, whole genome shotgun sequence includes:
- the THNSL1 gene encoding threonine synthase-like 1 gives MLHFNRCPHLKQIAQKCFPSVHVRTDKHVQLFLSRTFALAEFRKSWHSTRSLVGDKNIILMGPPGAGKTTVGRIIGQKLGCCVIDVDDDILEKTWNMSVSEKLQDVGNEQFLEEEGKAVLNFSASGSVISLTGSNPMHDASMWHLKKNGIIVYLDVPLIDLVSRLKFMKVDRIVGQNAGTSMKDLLKFRRQYYKKWYDTRVFCESGASPEEVADKVLNAVKRYQDVDSETFISTRHNWPKDCEQKVSTKFFSEAVIEGLASDGGLFVPEKEFPKLNCREWKSLVGATYIERAQILLEKCIHPADIPAARLGEMIETAYGENFACSKIAPVRHLSGNQFILELFHGPTGSFKDLSLQLLPHLFAHCIPPSCNYMILVATSGDTGSAVLNGFSRINKNHKQRIAVATFFPENGVSDFQKAQIIGSQKENGWAVGVKSDFDFCQTAIKRIFKDSDFTGFLIMEHGTILSSANSINWGRLLPQVVYHASAYLDLVSQGFISFGSPVDVCIPTGNFGNILAAVYAKMMGIPIRKFICASNQNHVLTDFIKTGHYDLRERKITPTFSPSIDILKASNLERHLHMMANKDGGLMTKLFNQLEEQQHFQIDKMLVEKLQQDFVADWCSERECLAAIHSTYSTSGYILDPHTAVAKVVADRMRDKTCPVIVASTAHYSKFAPAIMQALKIKEINHTSSSQLYLLSSYNALPPPHEALLERMKQQKKMEYQVCAADVDVLKNHVEKLIQNQFI, from the coding sequence atgCTCCACTTTAACCGATGTCCGCATCTGAAACAAATAGCCCAGAAATGTTTTCCTAGTGTACATGTTAGAACGGATAAACATGTGCAGCTGTTTCTTTCAAGAACCTTTGCACTTGCAGAATTCAGGAAGTCATGGCACTCAACCCGCTCTCTTGTTGGAGACAAAAATATTATCCTGATGGGACCtcctggtgctgggaaaacaacAGTAGGCAGAATAATAGGTCAGAAACTAGGTTGTTGTGTCATAGATGTGGATGATGATATCCTTGAAAAAACCTGGAATATGAGTGTGTCTGAAAAATTACAGGATGTTGGTAATGAGCAATttttagaagaggaaggaaaagctgTGTTAAACTTCTCTGCATCTGGAAGTGTGATTTCCCTTACTGGGTCCAATCCAATGCATGATGCTAGCATGTGGCATCTGAAGAAAAATGGGATAATTGTATACCTGGACGTACCTCTAATAGATCTAGTCAGTCGTTTAAAATTCATGAAAGTAGATAGGATTGTAGGTCAGAATGCTGGCACATCTATGAAAGACTTACTTAAATTTAGAAGACAGTATTATAAGAAATGGTACGATACCCGTGTTTTTTGTGAAAGTGGGGCTTCCCCAGAGGAGGTAGCTGACAAAGTGCTTAATGCAGTTAAAAGATACCAAGATGTGGACTCAGAAACATTCATTTCAACAAGACACAATTGGCCTAAAGACTGCGAGCAGAAGGTCTCAACAAAATTCTTTAGTGAAGCAGTGATTGAGGGGTTAGCTTCTGATGGTGGACTCTTCGTTCCTGAGAAGGAGTTTCCAAAATTAAACTGTAGGGAGTGGAAAAGCCTAGTAGGAGCAACCTAcatagaaagagcacaaatactaTTGGAAAAGTGTATACATCCTGCTGACATACCTGCTGCCAGATTGGGAGAAATGATTGAAACTGCTTATGGGGAAAACTTTGCCTGCTCAAAAATCGCCCCTGTCAGGCACCTTTCAGGCAACCAGTTCATCCTGGAGCTGTTTCATGGACCAACAGGATCATTTAAAGATTTGTCTTTACAGCTTCTGCCTCATCTGTTTGCACACTGTATTCCACCAAGCTGCAATTATATGATACTTGTAGCTACGTCAGGAGACACGGGCAGCGCGGTCTTAAATGGTTTTAGTCGTATTAATAAGAATCACAAGCAAAGAATAGCCGTGGCCACATTTTTCCCTGAAAATGGAGTAAGTGATtttcaaaaagcacaaataattGGCAGCCAGAAAGAAAATGGGTGGGCAGTGGGTGTCAAGTCAGATTTTGATTTTTGCCAGacagctataaaaagaatttttaaagattctgacTTTACTGGCTTTCTTATTATGGAACATGGAACTATCTTAAGTTCAGCTAATTCCATCAACTGGGGCCGACTGCTTCCCCAAGTAGTTTATCATGCTTCTGCATATCTTGATCTTGTTAGCCaaggatttatttcttttggaagcCCGGTGGATGTCTGTATTCCCACAGGAAACTTTGGTAACATTTTAGCAGCAGTGTATGCCAAAATGATGGGAATCCCTATTCGAAAATTTATTTGTGCCTCTAATCAGAACCATGTTCTGACTGATTTTATAAAAACAGGACATTATGatctgagggaaagaaaaataactcctACCTTTTCACCATCAATAGATATTCTTAAAGCTTCGAACCTGGAACGACATTTACACATGATGGCTAATAAAGATGGAGGGTTaatgacaaaattatttaatCAACTAGAAGAGCAGCAGCACTTCCAGATCGACAAGATGCTAGTCGAGAAACTTCAGCAGGATTTTGTAGCCGACTGGTGCTCTGAGAGAGAGTGCCTTGCCGCTATTCATTCCACCTACAGTACTTCAGGGTATATTCTGGATCCACACACTGCGGTCGCAAAAGTGGTTGCGGACAGAATGCGAGACAAAACTTGCCCAGTGATTGTCGCGTCTACAGCTCATTACTCAAAGTTTGCACCTGCTATCATGCAGGctttaaagattaaagaaatcaaCCATACTTCGTCAAGCCAGCTTTATTTACTGAGTTCATACAACGCATTACCTCCACCTCATGAAGCTTTATTAGAAAGAATGAAGCAGCAAAAGAAGATGGAGTACCAGGTCTGTGCAGCTGATGTGGACGTCCTAAAGAATCATGTGGAAAAACTAATACAAAAtcaattcatataa